The following proteins come from a genomic window of Pyxidicoccus sp. MSG2:
- a CDS encoding alpha/beta fold hydrolase has translation MNAVAPQGSFVECADGLRVHYHERGTGSPVVFIHGGGPGATGYSNFDANMRALEKHGYRAIAVDLLGFGDSSQPDIRYSYKVYANTLERLADGLGLEKMVLVGNSLGGGTALQYTLDHPERVEKLVLMAPGGLASRVRYAMMPGIRAMFWAMLAPGGPNEERIRDVIQKQVWDSSLVTDALVRQRLGSALKQSKAAFRGPRLADFSSRLSEIRVPTLVLWGTVDRFCPFEHASKLVSNIPVCRLVALSQCGHWVQVERSDVFDRELASFLLEGRAASA, from the coding sequence ATGAACGCCGTTGCGCCCCAGGGGTCCTTCGTCGAATGCGCGGATGGGCTGCGCGTCCACTACCACGAGCGCGGCACGGGCTCTCCGGTCGTCTTCATCCATGGAGGCGGCCCGGGCGCGACCGGGTACAGCAACTTCGACGCGAACATGCGCGCGCTCGAGAAGCACGGCTACCGCGCCATCGCGGTCGACCTCCTGGGCTTCGGCGACTCGAGCCAGCCGGACATCCGCTACTCGTACAAGGTGTACGCCAACACCCTCGAGCGGCTCGCTGACGGATTGGGACTCGAGAAGATGGTCCTCGTCGGCAACTCGCTCGGCGGAGGGACGGCCCTGCAGTACACGCTCGACCACCCGGAGCGGGTGGAGAAGCTGGTGCTCATGGCCCCGGGCGGGCTCGCGTCCAGGGTCCGGTACGCGATGATGCCCGGCATCCGCGCGATGTTCTGGGCCATGCTCGCCCCCGGGGGGCCCAACGAGGAGCGCATCCGCGACGTCATCCAGAAGCAGGTCTGGGATTCATCGCTCGTCACGGACGCGCTCGTGCGCCAGCGTCTGGGGTCCGCGCTCAAGCAGAGCAAGGCGGCGTTCCGGGGGCCGAGGCTCGCCGACTTCAGCTCGCGCCTCTCGGAGATTCGCGTCCCGACGCTCGTCCTCTGGGGGACCGTGGACCGCTTCTGCCCGTTCGAGCATGCCTCGAAGCTTGTCTCGAACATCCCGGTGTGCCGCCTCGTCGCGCTCAGCCAGTGCGGGCACTGGGTGCAGGTCGAGCGGTCCGACGTGTTCGACCGGGAGCTGGCCTCGTTCCTCCTGGAAGGCCGGGCGGCTTCCGCATGA